In the genome of Acetomicrobium thermoterrenum DSM 13490, one region contains:
- the ilvC gene encoding ketol-acid reductoisomerase gives MARVYYDGDADIKVLANKKVAVLGYGSQGHAHAQNLRDSGLSVVVGLHKGSSSIERARQDGLEVRDVKEAVAMSDLVVFLVPDHIQAKIYEEQVAPVLKDGAALVFAHGFTIHFHQIIPPSTVDVFMVAPKSPGHLLRRTYQEGKGVPALFAVHQNASGSAREMALAYACALGCGRAGLIETTFAEETETDLFGEQAVLCGGVTELVKAGFDTLVEAGYQPEIAYFECLNELKLIVDMMYEGGLSWMRYSVSDTAKYGDMVAGKKVIDSKVRETMKELLKNIQEGSFAKDWILENQCNRPQMRAWQQREKNHLIERVGFELRKMMPWLDAKKAPEN, from the coding sequence ATGGCAAGGGTTTATTATGACGGAGATGCTGACATAAAAGTTTTGGCTAATAAAAAGGTCGCAGTATTGGGTTACGGAAGTCAAGGCCATGCCCATGCGCAGAACTTGCGGGACAGTGGTCTGAGCGTAGTGGTTGGTCTTCACAAAGGGAGTTCTTCTATAGAAAGGGCACGCCAGGATGGCTTGGAGGTGCGGGATGTAAAAGAGGCGGTGGCCATGAGCGACCTGGTCGTCTTTCTCGTTCCCGATCACATCCAGGCTAAAATCTACGAAGAACAAGTGGCTCCTGTCCTAAAAGATGGAGCAGCGCTGGTTTTCGCCCACGGTTTTACCATTCATTTTCATCAGATCATACCCCCTTCCACCGTAGACGTCTTCATGGTCGCTCCCAAAAGCCCTGGGCATCTGCTGCGTAGAACCTATCAGGAAGGAAAGGGCGTTCCTGCGCTATTTGCAGTTCATCAGAATGCGTCGGGTTCGGCCAGAGAGATGGCTTTAGCTTATGCCTGTGCTTTAGGTTGCGGACGAGCAGGTTTGATTGAGACAACTTTTGCCGAGGAGACGGAAACGGATCTATTTGGAGAACAGGCTGTCCTCTGCGGTGGAGTGACGGAGTTGGTCAAAGCAGGTTTCGATACCCTGGTCGAGGCCGGATATCAGCCGGAAATTGCTTATTTCGAATGTTTGAACGAGCTTAAGCTGATAGTGGACATGATGTATGAGGGCGGGCTGTCTTGGATGCGCTATTCGGTGAGCGATACGGCCAAATATGGGGACATGGTAGCAGGTAAGAAAGTCATTGACTCGAAAGTCAGAGAGACGATGAAGGAGCTTTTGAAAAACATTCAAGAGGGCAGCTTTGCTAAAGACTGGATACTTGAAAATCAATGCAACAGGCCTCAAATGAGAGCTTGGCAGCAGAGGGAGAAAAATCACCTTATAGAAAGGGTCGGCTTTGAACTTAGAAAGATGATGCCCTGGCTCGATGCCAAAAAAGCTCCGGAAAATTAA
- a CDS encoding sugar ABC transporter ATP-binding protein, protein MSSTLLKMQGITKSFFENKVLRNVNITLERGEILGLVGENGAGKSTLMNILFGLPIIFETGGFEGKIYLEDQEVRFTSPLQALDAGIGMVHQEFSLIPGFTAAENIVLNRESTMYNFLVEIFGERLATLDYPKIKSRATNAIGRLGLSLDPDMIVSEMPVGHKQFTEIAREIEKENTKLLVLDEPTAVLTESEAKILLDAMRRLASQGIGIIFISHRLQEVLEACDRIVVLRDGEITLEKKANETNLREVASAMVGRRIEGLTERTGEERAFTKPILTIEHLWVDMPGETVRDVNLEVYEGEILGIGGLAGQGKLGIANGIMGLFPAGGKVTFQGDELPLNNPAVPLKKGIGFVSEDRRGVGLILDEGIAFNIVFTAMQIHDAYLKTYLGGLVKWRNDQEIVKAAKQYIEMLAIRCVHENQKVKELSGGNQQKVCLARAFALDPKLLFVSEPTRGIDIGAKKLVLDMIYQRNRQHGTTIVVTSSELEEMRAICDRIAIVHEGKIAGILPASSDSSEFGLLLMGAKASNEEGVISVG, encoded by the coding sequence ATGCAAGGTATTACCAAGTCCTTTTTCGAGAACAAGGTATTGCGGAATGTCAATATCACTCTCGAAAGAGGGGAAATATTAGGCTTGGTTGGCGAAAACGGTGCCGGGAAATCTACTTTAATGAACATACTTTTCGGCCTGCCCATCATATTTGAAACAGGTGGCTTTGAGGGGAAAATCTATCTTGAGGACCAAGAGGTGCGCTTTACCAGCCCGTTACAGGCTCTTGATGCCGGCATCGGAATGGTGCACCAAGAATTTTCACTAATACCGGGGTTCACCGCCGCAGAAAACATCGTTCTCAACAGAGAGTCCACAATGTATAACTTTTTGGTAGAAATATTTGGCGAAAGGCTTGCAACTTTAGATTACCCAAAGATCAAATCCAGAGCCACAAACGCTATCGGAAGATTAGGGCTTTCCCTGGATCCGGACATGATTGTTTCCGAAATGCCCGTAGGACACAAGCAGTTCACCGAGATAGCACGGGAAATCGAAAAGGAAAACACCAAATTACTGGTATTGGACGAACCTACTGCCGTACTAACCGAATCAGAGGCAAAGATATTGCTCGATGCCATGAGACGCCTGGCATCTCAAGGAATAGGCATTATATTCATATCGCACAGGCTGCAGGAAGTATTAGAAGCATGCGATCGCATCGTCGTCTTGAGAGATGGAGAGATAACCCTCGAGAAAAAGGCCAACGAAACGAACCTGCGCGAGGTAGCAAGTGCAATGGTAGGGCGCAGGATTGAAGGTTTGACCGAAAGGACCGGAGAGGAAAGGGCCTTTACAAAGCCGATTTTAACGATCGAACATCTCTGGGTAGACATGCCCGGCGAAACTGTGAGGGACGTCAATCTAGAGGTATACGAGGGTGAAATATTGGGCATTGGCGGTTTGGCAGGTCAGGGAAAGCTCGGAATAGCAAACGGAATAATGGGGCTTTTTCCGGCTGGCGGAAAGGTCACCTTTCAAGGAGATGAACTGCCTTTGAATAATCCCGCCGTTCCCTTAAAAAAGGGGATCGGCTTCGTGTCCGAAGACAGACGAGGAGTAGGATTGATCCTCGATGAGGGAATTGCGTTTAATATAGTCTTTACCGCGATGCAAATACACGACGCATATCTCAAAACTTACCTGGGCGGTCTAGTAAAGTGGAGGAACGATCAAGAGATCGTAAAGGCAGCGAAACAATACATAGAGATGCTTGCAATCAGATGCGTTCACGAAAATCAAAAGGTCAAGGAGCTCTCAGGAGGAAACCAGCAGAAGGTATGTCTGGCCAGAGCTTTTGCCCTCGACCCGAAGCTGCTTTTCGTATCCGAGCCCACAAGGGGTATCGATATCGGAGCGAAAAAACTTGTTCTCGATATGATATATCAGCGCAACAGGCAACACGGGACCACAATTGTAGTGACCTCCTCCGAGCTCGAAGAAATGCGTGCCATTTGCGATCGTATAGCAATAGTTCACGAAGGAAAAATTGCGGGCATACTTCCCGCTTCAAGTGACAGCTCAGAGTTTGGCCTTCTCCTGATGGGAGCTAAGGCATCAAACGAGGAAGGTGTGATCTCAGTTGGATAG
- the ilvN gene encoding acetolactate synthase small subunit translates to MKYVIGVLAEDNPGVLSRIAALIARRGYNVESLSVGHSHIEGFSRFTMVVEGDERVVDQIVKQLDKLIEIVEVRNLSQAPYVERWIMLIKVSAPLEIRPHVLQTAEAFRGKAVDVGGDALVFEVTGDKGKVEAFLSAMRPFGILEVASSGAVAMQRVGFEDKVSGRCEEYELKLA, encoded by the coding sequence GTGAAATATGTTATAGGAGTATTAGCTGAGGACAATCCCGGAGTGCTTTCTCGCATAGCAGCCCTAATAGCACGAAGAGGATACAACGTGGAGAGCTTAAGCGTGGGTCATAGCCATATCGAGGGATTTTCTCGATTTACCATGGTTGTAGAAGGCGACGAAAGGGTTGTCGACCAGATTGTGAAGCAGCTGGATAAATTAATAGAGATAGTGGAGGTGAGAAATTTGAGTCAGGCTCCCTATGTGGAACGTTGGATCATGTTGATCAAAGTTTCGGCTCCATTGGAGATCAGGCCTCATGTCCTTCAAACGGCCGAAGCCTTTCGAGGAAAAGCTGTAGATGTGGGCGGAGATGCCTTGGTCTTCGAGGTCACCGGAGACAAGGGCAAGGTTGAAGCCTTCTTGTCTGCCATGAGGCCTTTCGGGATTTTGGAAGTAGCTTCAAGCGGAGCCGTGGCAATGCAGCGCGTAGGATTTGAAGACAAAGTTTCAGGCCGATGCGAAGAGTATGAATTGAAACTAGCATAA
- a CDS encoding ABC transporter permease, translating to MKKREAKFTIKRFLMTNIVPILFILLSAFAIPISQFSANYLIQEMLIRLARNSFLVLSLLIPIIAGMGLNFGMVLGAMAGQIGLILITDWKILGIPGMVLAAIIATPLAIALGWMCGTILNRAKGREMVTSYILGFFVNGLYQLVVLYFFGYLIPIRSPELVLSRGYGIRNAVNLLGIRNCLDYFIPVTIHGVKVPLGTFIVIAIFSAFIVWFRRTKLGQDMRAVGQDMEVARSAGIAVERTRLISIVISTVLAAYGQIIFLQNIGTLNTYNSHEQAGMFAIAALLVGGASVAKATLPNVFVGVVLFHLMFVVSPMAGKYLIGQAQLGEYFRVFVSYGVVALALAIYEWRRAQERAYARRMFRGEA from the coding sequence ATGAAAAAGAGAGAGGCTAAATTTACAATAAAAAGATTTTTGATGACTAACATCGTGCCAATTCTTTTTATACTTTTGTCAGCCTTTGCCATACCAATTTCGCAATTTTCGGCGAACTACCTGATACAGGAAATGCTAATTCGCTTGGCGAGAAACTCTTTTCTGGTGCTTTCCCTTCTGATACCGATCATAGCAGGCATGGGCCTGAATTTTGGCATGGTGCTAGGTGCAATGGCCGGACAAATAGGGCTGATACTCATAACCGACTGGAAGATATTAGGCATTCCGGGAATGGTCTTGGCCGCCATAATAGCAACCCCTCTGGCGATAGCCTTGGGGTGGATGTGCGGCACTATACTAAATCGTGCCAAGGGAAGAGAAATGGTCACTTCCTATATATTGGGGTTCTTCGTAAATGGCCTCTATCAGCTGGTCGTACTCTACTTTTTCGGATATTTAATACCAATACGCAGCCCGGAACTGGTGCTTTCCAGAGGCTATGGCATCAGAAACGCCGTCAATCTCTTGGGCATCAGGAACTGTCTGGACTATTTTATTCCAGTTACAATTCATGGCGTTAAAGTCCCCCTGGGAACTTTCATCGTTATTGCCATATTCAGCGCCTTCATAGTATGGTTCCGTCGCACCAAGCTAGGGCAGGATATGCGAGCTGTCGGCCAAGATATGGAAGTGGCTCGTTCGGCGGGCATTGCCGTAGAGCGCACCAGATTGATCTCTATAGTGATTTCGACGGTGTTGGCAGCTTACGGACAGATAATATTTTTACAAAACATAGGCACCCTCAACACTTATAACAGCCATGAACAGGCCGGGATGTTCGCCATCGCAGCGCTGTTGGTAGGAGGAGCAAGTGTAGCGAAGGCAACTCTGCCCAACGTCTTCGTAGGAGTCGTGTTATTCCACCTCATGTTCGTCGTATCGCCTATGGCCGGCAAATACCTAATAGGACAAGCACAGCTTGGAGAATACTTCCGAGTTTTCGTCTCTTACGGGGTTGTCGCCTTGGCTCTGGCTATATACGAGTGGCGCCGCGCTCAGGAACGGGCATATGCAAGGCGCATGTTTAGGGGCGAAGCGTAA
- a CDS encoding ABC transporter permease subunit → MDRIKKFIIDIGWPRAIIAFFLLALFVIAPFVNVRLDSSISDTLVRFGMNGVLVLAMVPMIQSGCGLNFGLPLGIIAGLLGATMSLEFNAVGFLGFFMAIALATPFALIFGWGYGQLLNRVKGGEMMIATYVGFSSVAFMCIMWLLLPYKNPTMVWGYAGKGLRTTISVQEYWGGVLNNFLSIRIGEFFFIPTGTILFFALMSLLIWMFFRTKMGTAISAVGANPDFARAAGINIDRMRTISVMLSTLLGAIGIIVYEQSFGFIQLYMGPFFMAFPSVAAILLGGASINRATLTHVVIGTFLFQGILTMTPSVINSMLQTDISEVIRIIASNGMILYALTRGVRVKSR, encoded by the coding sequence TTGGATAGGATAAAAAAATTCATCATTGACATTGGGTGGCCTCGTGCCATCATCGCTTTCTTTTTGTTGGCCCTCTTCGTCATAGCGCCATTCGTAAACGTCCGACTTGACTCTTCCATAAGCGATACCTTGGTAAGATTTGGTATGAACGGCGTATTGGTTTTAGCTATGGTTCCGATGATACAATCCGGTTGCGGGCTCAATTTTGGATTGCCTCTTGGAATCATAGCTGGGCTTTTAGGTGCAACGATGAGCCTGGAGTTCAACGCTGTCGGATTTCTTGGTTTTTTCATGGCAATCGCCTTGGCCACGCCATTCGCTCTCATATTTGGTTGGGGTTACGGACAGCTTTTGAACAGGGTCAAGGGCGGAGAGATGATGATAGCGACCTATGTTGGTTTCTCCTCCGTCGCTTTCATGTGCATAATGTGGTTGCTTTTGCCTTATAAGAATCCCACTATGGTATGGGGATACGCCGGGAAAGGCCTTCGAACTACAATTAGCGTTCAAGAATATTGGGGCGGCGTTCTTAACAATTTCCTTTCGATAAGGATCGGCGAATTTTTCTTCATCCCCACTGGAACCATATTGTTTTTTGCCCTTATGTCCCTACTAATATGGATGTTCTTTCGCACCAAAATGGGTACTGCCATATCGGCTGTCGGCGCCAATCCCGACTTTGCCCGAGCTGCAGGGATAAACATAGACAGAATGCGAACGATATCTGTAATGTTGTCCACGCTGCTTGGAGCTATAGGAATAATCGTTTACGAACAGAGCTTCGGATTCATTCAGCTTTACATGGGACCCTTCTTTATGGCCTTCCCGTCGGTGGCAGCCATCCTGCTCGGCGGTGCCTCTATCAATAGAGCCACTCTAACGCATGTCGTGATCGGCACGTTCTTATTTCAAGGCATATTAACGATGACGCCTTCCGTAATTAATAGCATGCTGCAGACGGATATCTCGGAGGTAATTAGGATCATCGCCTCCAACGGTATGATCCTCTATGCATTGACGAGGGGAGTAAGGGTGAAATCGCGATGA
- a CDS encoding isocitrate/isopropylmalate dehydrogenase family protein translates to MTHDAKMTYRIGLLPGDGIGKDVITEARKVVETAASSFGFSVEWREFPYGAEHYLNTGEILPDEALEEMQQCCALLQGAIGDPRVPPGVLERGILLKTRFYFDQYVNLRPASTYPNVPTPLKRGEDMDIVVVRENTEDLYVGLGFLSNEEIEATVDMKRPSYTLKGALSLKVDPSMKFAAQLALATEMGVRRITRYACNLARRRKASEIVLATKSNAVKELYGLWEEIAKEETSKEGISLKLVNVDALCYQLARDPSGYGVILCPNLFGDIVSDLLAGLTGGLGLSPSANIGDGLSMFEPVHGSAPDIAGTGRANPLAAILSASLMLEHLTQVEASEAVKNAVLEYLRAFPRQRHPMELGGEATTSEVGDSVASIIQRM, encoded by the coding sequence ATGACTCATGATGCTAAAATGACGTATCGTATTGGGCTTTTGCCGGGAGATGGCATAGGGAAAGACGTGATTACTGAGGCGCGAAAGGTCGTTGAAACTGCTGCAAGTTCGTTTGGTTTTTCCGTGGAGTGGAGAGAATTTCCCTACGGGGCCGAACACTACTTGAATACAGGAGAGATCTTGCCGGACGAAGCGCTGGAAGAGATGCAGCAGTGCTGCGCGCTGCTGCAGGGAGCCATAGGAGATCCCAGGGTTCCTCCGGGTGTCCTTGAGCGGGGAATATTGCTGAAGACGAGGTTTTATTTCGATCAATACGTTAATTTGAGGCCTGCCTCAACCTATCCCAATGTTCCTACGCCTTTGAAGAGGGGAGAGGACATGGATATAGTTGTGGTCAGAGAAAACACTGAAGACCTTTACGTAGGTTTGGGCTTTCTTTCTAATGAAGAGATCGAGGCGACGGTGGATATGAAGAGACCTTCATATACGTTAAAGGGAGCTCTTTCCCTAAAAGTTGATCCTTCCATGAAATTTGCTGCACAGTTGGCTTTGGCTACGGAAATGGGCGTTAGGCGCATTACGCGCTATGCCTGCAACTTGGCCCGTCGCAGAAAGGCAAGCGAAATAGTGCTAGCGACGAAATCAAACGCCGTGAAAGAGCTGTACGGCCTTTGGGAAGAAATAGCGAAAGAGGAGACCTCAAAAGAGGGGATATCACTAAAACTGGTCAATGTAGATGCCCTCTGTTATCAGCTTGCAAGAGATCCCTCGGGATATGGCGTGATCTTATGTCCAAATTTGTTTGGCGACATCGTAAGCGATCTTCTGGCGGGACTTACGGGCGGGTTGGGTTTGTCACCCAGCGCAAACATAGGAGATGGCCTATCGATGTTCGAGCCGGTTCATGGTTCTGCGCCCGATATAGCCGGTACAGGAAGGGCAAATCCCTTAGCTGCCATATTGTCGGCAAGTTTAATGCTTGAACATCTTACACAAGTTGAGGCGTCCGAAGCCGTAAAAAATGCTGTTTTGGAATATTTAAGGGCCTTTCCGCGGCAAAGACATCCTATGGAGCTTGGTGGCGAGGCGACAACTTCAGAGGTCGGAGACAGTGTTGCCTCAATTATCCAAAGGATGTGA
- a CDS encoding DUF6672 family protein, with amino-acid sequence MKKRLIMQIGLVVLLIVISIFLYRIGKGFQLIVENKNFTLGDIVYEAEGPVRVTFDDEIQLDLKKNRADLAILVGYGKHKIKVEVLDNNGNTIRTVEKTFSLSGKEGDLVSIPALLNGSDKWIFRRNVT; translated from the coding sequence TTGAAGAAACGCCTTATTATGCAAATTGGCCTCGTAGTTCTGCTAATCGTAATAAGCATATTCTTATATCGAATCGGCAAGGGCTTCCAGCTGATCGTAGAAAATAAAAATTTTACTCTGGGCGACATCGTGTACGAAGCAGAGGGTCCAGTTAGGGTTACTTTCGATGACGAAATCCAGTTAGACCTCAAGAAAAACAGGGCTGATCTGGCCATCTTGGTTGGCTACGGCAAACATAAGATAAAAGTGGAAGTTTTGGACAACAACGGCAACACCATAAGGACAGTCGAAAAGACCTTTTCCCTCAGCGGCAAAGAGGGAGATCTTGTAAGCATACCCGCTCTGCTCAACGGAAGTGACAAATGGATCTTCAGGCGAAACGTCACTTAA
- a CDS encoding 2-isopropylmalate synthase, which translates to MSDDRVRVFDTTLRDGEQSPGINLNSQEKLHIAYQLAALGVDIIEAGFPAASPGDAEAVRLIAEKVKGPIIAGLSRTRREDIRAAFEAVKYGERPRIHVFIATSDIHMQYKLKMTREEVLEEIRSAVGYAKSLVADVEFSAEDGSRSDPEFLIEAFKVAADCGATTLNLPDTVGYAIPEEFGDFFSRVMKGVGREDVIWSVHCHDDLGLAVANSLVAVKAGARQVECTINGIGERAGNASLEEIVMALRTRKEYFGTETGINTTHLYPTSRLVSRLTGFVIPPNKAVVGDNAFSHEAGIHQHGVLCDKRTYEIMRPQDVGAPDTKLVLGKHSGRHAFSERIKGLGYHLNEEEMAKAFVLFKDLCDKKGIVSDGDIEALVVDEILGGATKRTFELRDFMVNVGAGGRGSATVVISDGERTVSDAATGNGPVDAAYKAIKRIINIEPELVSYKISAVSERSDAVGEAVVVVKLKGVLAQGRGASTDVIEASIKAYLNAVNRLVQIAEARGINIFPQYVSTV; encoded by the coding sequence ATGAGTGACGATCGTGTGAGAGTATTCGATACGACGCTTAGGGATGGAGAGCAGTCGCCGGGAATAAATTTAAATTCGCAGGAAAAGCTTCACATTGCCTATCAATTGGCTGCCTTAGGCGTAGATATCATAGAAGCCGGTTTCCCTGCCGCTTCACCGGGAGACGCAGAGGCCGTCCGACTTATAGCTGAAAAGGTTAAAGGTCCCATCATAGCAGGATTGTCTAGAACAAGAAGAGAAGATATAAGGGCTGCCTTTGAGGCGGTAAAATATGGAGAGCGTCCGCGCATTCACGTGTTCATAGCCACAAGCGATATCCATATGCAATATAAGCTCAAGATGACGAGGGAAGAAGTGTTGGAAGAAATTCGTTCCGCTGTAGGTTATGCCAAAAGCCTCGTTGCCGACGTGGAATTTTCCGCCGAGGATGGCAGCAGGTCCGACCCCGAATTTCTGATAGAAGCCTTTAAGGTCGCAGCAGATTGCGGGGCAACCACTTTAAACTTGCCCGATACCGTGGGATACGCCATACCCGAAGAATTTGGAGATTTCTTTTCTAGGGTGATGAAGGGCGTAGGTAGAGAAGATGTAATATGGTCGGTTCACTGTCATGATGACTTGGGCTTGGCCGTGGCAAATTCCCTGGTGGCAGTTAAGGCGGGAGCAAGACAGGTAGAGTGCACAATAAACGGAATAGGCGAACGCGCCGGCAACGCTTCACTGGAAGAAATTGTCATGGCCCTGCGTACCAGAAAAGAGTACTTTGGAACCGAGACAGGCATAAACACCACTCACCTTTATCCTACTAGCAGGCTTGTGTCGCGATTGACTGGTTTCGTCATACCTCCCAATAAAGCAGTCGTAGGAGATAACGCCTTTTCTCATGAGGCAGGAATACACCAGCACGGTGTCTTGTGCGATAAGAGGACATACGAGATCATGAGACCTCAGGACGTAGGAGCTCCCGACACTAAATTGGTGTTGGGAAAGCATTCCGGGAGACACGCCTTTTCGGAGAGGATAAAAGGCCTCGGATATCATTTAAACGAAGAAGAGATGGCAAAGGCCTTCGTGTTATTCAAGGATTTATGCGATAAAAAGGGCATCGTCAGCGACGGCGATATTGAAGCTTTGGTCGTGGACGAAATTCTTGGAGGCGCAACGAAGAGGACCTTTGAGTTGAGGGATTTCATGGTCAATGTGGGAGCGGGCGGCAGGGGATCTGCTACCGTGGTGATTTCCGACGGCGAAAGGACTGTGAGCGATGCCGCCACAGGCAACGGCCCTGTTGATGCAGCTTACAAGGCGATAAAAAGGATAATAAACATCGAACCGGAGTTGGTCAGCTACAAGATTTCCGCAGTCAGCGAGCGCTCCGATGCAGTGGGAGAAGCGGTGGTAGTTGTGAAATTGAAGGGCGTGTTGGCCCAAGGAAGAGGAGCGAGCACCGACGTCATAGAGGCGAGCATAAAGGCCTATTTAAACGCCGTAAATCGACTGGTCCAAATTGCGGAGGCTAGAGGGATTAACATCTTTCCGCAGTATGTGAGCACGGTGTAA
- the ilvB gene encoding biosynthetic-type acetolactate synthase large subunit produces the protein MRLTGAQMIIKALEEEAVETVFGYPGGTVIPLYDALYDSKIRHVLMRHEQAVGHAADGYARVRGKPGVCFVTSGPGATNIVTPLASAYMDSIPVVVIAGQVATKVMGTDAFQEADIFGCSMSMVKHSFLVKSASEIPKAVRGAFYIATTGRPGPVLIVLPVDVQNEEGEFVYPPKLEFPGYHPERNEDLTMWGDVVEAINKAERPLLLLGGGVIHSRASAAFSSFIDEFRMPVATTLMGKGAYPEGNFLSLGMAGMHGRPAANRAILEADLVIGVGTRFSDRTTGRATCFAPNAKIIHIDVDPAEINKNIRASHFLIGDAGKIISGLHGEIKARDRSTWLQGIEKFKQEEVCDDDNSYITPRALLMSLRKMVEPQQIVSTEVGQNQMWAALHWQVKFPGTFLSSGGLGTMGYGLPAAIGAAFALLDRPVLCISGDGSFLMNVQELETCVRYNLPVKLIVINNSSLGMVRQWQELFWSERYSATNEAPSRSLVEIASGFGVKGYRIERSHEISSTLQMALSQDGPTLVECIVPTKEKVFPMIPPGGGMDEMILEA, from the coding sequence ATGCGTTTGACAGGGGCACAGATGATAATTAAGGCCTTGGAAGAAGAGGCCGTGGAGACGGTGTTCGGATACCCTGGAGGGACAGTAATTCCGCTTTATGATGCCCTTTACGATTCAAAGATAAGACACGTATTGATGCGCCATGAACAAGCGGTAGGGCATGCGGCCGACGGGTATGCGAGGGTAAGGGGAAAACCGGGCGTCTGTTTCGTTACGTCGGGACCCGGTGCTACCAATATAGTGACTCCCTTGGCTTCGGCCTATATGGATTCCATTCCTGTGGTCGTGATCGCCGGCCAGGTAGCTACGAAGGTGATGGGAACTGATGCATTTCAGGAGGCCGATATCTTTGGCTGTTCCATGTCAATGGTGAAGCACAGCTTTTTGGTAAAAAGTGCTTCTGAAATTCCAAAGGCGGTGCGTGGGGCCTTTTACATCGCCACAACAGGAAGACCGGGTCCCGTTTTGATAGTTTTGCCCGTGGACGTTCAAAACGAGGAAGGAGAGTTTGTCTATCCTCCCAAGTTAGAATTTCCGGGATATCATCCCGAAAGGAACGAGGATCTTACGATGTGGGGCGATGTGGTAGAGGCCATTAATAAAGCCGAACGGCCCTTGTTGCTTCTTGGGGGAGGGGTGATACACTCTCGAGCAAGCGCAGCATTTAGCAGTTTTATCGACGAATTCAGGATGCCTGTGGCTACCACTCTCATGGGCAAAGGCGCCTATCCAGAAGGAAATTTTTTGTCTTTAGGTATGGCCGGAATGCACGGGCGCCCTGCGGCCAATAGGGCGATCCTGGAAGCTGATCTGGTCATTGGGGTAGGAACACGTTTTTCCGACAGGACGACGGGTAGAGCGACCTGCTTTGCTCCGAATGCAAAGATAATACATATCGATGTCGATCCTGCGGAAATCAACAAGAACATAAGAGCGTCCCACTTTCTGATAGGCGATGCAGGAAAGATTATATCGGGTTTGCATGGGGAAATTAAAGCTCGCGACCGTTCCACCTGGCTCCAAGGCATAGAGAAATTTAAACAGGAGGAAGTATGCGACGATGACAACTCTTACATAACTCCTCGCGCCCTTTTGATGTCTCTTAGAAAAATGGTCGAGCCTCAACAAATAGTCTCGACTGAAGTGGGACAAAACCAGATGTGGGCTGCCCTTCACTGGCAAGTAAAGTTTCCCGGAACCTTTTTGTCTTCCGGAGGTCTCGGGACTATGGGATACGGCCTTCCTGCTGCAATTGGGGCGGCCTTTGCTCTTTTAGACCGACCCGTCCTTTGTATTTCCGGTGACGGAAGTTTTTTGATGAACGTACAGGAGCTCGAGACTTGCGTCAGATATAATTTGCCCGTCAAGCTGATTGTCATAAACAATTCCAGCCTTGGCATGGTAAGGCAGTGGCAAGAGCTGTTCTGGAGCGAAAGGTATTCGGCCACCAATGAAGCGCCGTCGCGCTCTTTGGTGGAAATAGCAAGCGGGTTTGGAGTGAAGGGTTATCGAATTGAACGTTCTCATGAGATTAGCTCTACACTTCAAATGGCATTAAGTCAAGATGGGCCTACATTGGTGGAATGCATCGTTCCTACGAAGGAGAAGGTCTTCCCGATGATTCCTCCGGGCGGCGGGATGGACGAAATGATCCTTGAAGCTTGA